Proteins found in one Micropterus dolomieu isolate WLL.071019.BEF.003 ecotype Adirondacks linkage group LG10, ASM2129224v1, whole genome shotgun sequence genomic segment:
- the LOC123978066 gene encoding terminal nucleotidyltransferase 5A-like, whose translation MDESVESAAADSCSDGESINLSVLNWEQVQRLDTILTGSIPIHGRWSFPTLEVKPRDIVKVVRSRMEEKRIQVREVRLNGSAASYVLHEDSGLGWKDLDLIFCADLKGEMEFKIVKDIVLDSLLDFLPEGVNKEKITPVTLKEAYVQKMVKVCNDSDRWSLISLSNNRGKNVELKFVDSLRRQFEFSVDSFQIRLDSLLLFYECSEHPMAATFHPTILGESVYGDFPTALDHLRKRLICTRSPEEIRGGGLLKYCHLLVRGFRAASDSEMKLLQRYMCSRFFIDFSDVSEQRRKLESYLQNHFVDLEDRKYDYLATLYDVVQESTVCLMGHERRQTLSLISSLALRVLAEQNAIPNAANVTCFYQPAPYVSDGNFSNYYVAQVQPVYPCPPSPPQHYLSPPQHPMYATWLPCN comes from the exons ATGGACGAGAGTGTTGAGTCTGCTGCGGCGGACAGCTGCTCGGACGGGGAGAGCATCAACCTCAGCGTGCTCAACTGGGAGCAAGTTCAGCGGCTGGACACCATCCTAACCGGCTCCATTCCCATCCACGGACGGTGGAGCTTTCCCACTCTGGAGGTGAAGCCGCGGGATATCGTGAAGGTGGTCCGGAGCCGCATGGAGGAAAAGCGGATACAAGTCCGGGAGGTGCGACTGAACGGCTCTGCGGCCAGCTACGTCCTGCACGAGGACAGCGGTCTGGGATGGAAGGATCTGGACTTAATATTCTGCGCTGATCTGAAAGGAGAGATGGAGTTTAAAATAGTGAAAGATATAGTTCTGGACTCTCTTCTAGACTTCTTGCCCGAGGgagtaaataaagaaaagatCACTCCAGTGACCCTAAAG GAGGCCTATGTGCAGAAGATGGTGAAGGTGTGCAATGACTCAGACCGCTGGAGTCTAATCTCCCTCTCCAACAACCGTGGCAAGAACGTGGAGCTGAAGTTTGTGGACTCTCTTCGACGGCAGTTTGAGTTCAGTGTGGACTCCTTCCAGATCCGCCTGGACTCACTTCTCCTCTTTTACGAATGCTCAGAGCACCCCATGGCTGCCACTTTCCACCCCACAATTCTTGGGGAGAGCGTCTATGGCGATTTCCCCACTGCCCTCGATCACCTGCGCAAGCGTCTCATCTGCACGAGGAGCCCAGAGGAGATTCGAGGCGGGGGTCTacttaaatactgccacctgctggtgcgTGGTTTCCGTGCAGCTTCTGACAGTGAGATGAAACTGCTGCAGCGCTACATGTGCTCGCGCTTTTTCATAGACTTTTCTGACGTGAGCGAGCAGAGGAGGAAGCTGGAGTCCTATCTGCAGAACCACTTTGTAGACCTGGAGGACAGAAAGTATGACTATCTGGCCACGCTGTATGATGTGGTGCAGGAGAGCACGGTGTGCCTGATGGGCCACGAGAGGCGTCAGACGCTCAGCCTCATCTCTTCGCTGGCACTGCGGGTTCTGGCCGAGCAGAACGCCATCCCCAACGCTGCCAATGTCACCTGCTTCTACCAGCCGGCTCCTTATGTTTCAGATGGCAACTTCAGTAACTATTACGTAGCGCAGGTTCAGCCTGTCTACCCCTGTCCTCCCTCGCCTCCTCAGCATTACCTTTCTCCCCCGCAACATCCCATGTACGCCACGTGGCTGCCCTGTAACTAA
- the LOC123977908 gene encoding leukotriene B4 receptor 1-like isoform X4: protein MLVVTEAERCLCEVCSMEQLNSTVVTFNTSSSPGYPPPNSWDSRGLVPVVMLSLCFLLGVPGNIAVIILKPNWQHLSSVSQSLMLNLAISDLLCLLTLPVWIYTYLYSWTLGLMACKLLAYLVYCSLYGSLLTVTVLSVQRYLQVVYLQKCSHQVGRKRLLALLWLVSMILSIPALVVRQVTTDQDWTHCKSTTFPKPGM, encoded by the exons atgtTGGTAGTTACAGAGGCAGAACGATGTCTGTGTGAG GTTTGCAGCATGGAACAACTCAACTCCACTGTGGTCACTTTTAACACCTCCTCTTCTCCTGGATATCCACCTCCCAACTCCTGGGACTCCAGAGGTCTGGTCCCTGTTGTGATGCTGTCCCTCTGCTTCCTGCTGGGAGTTCCCGGAAACATCGCTGTGATCATCCTCAAACCAAACTGGCAGCACCTGTCCAGTGTGAGCCAGAGCTTGATGCTGAATTTGGCCATTTCAGACCTGCTCTGCCTGCTCACCCTGCCAGTGTGGATTTACACTTATCTGTACAGCTGGACCCTCGGCCTGATGGCCTGTAAGCTCCTAGCGTATCTAGTGTACTGCAGCCTTTATGGTAGCCTGCTGACTGTGACGGTGCTGAGTGTCCAGCGCTACCTACAGGTGGTGTACCTGCAGAAGTGCTCACATCAGGTCGGGAGGAAGAGGCTGCTGGCTCTGCTCTGGCTGGTGTCGATGATCCTGTCCATCCCTGCTTTAGTGGTTCGACAGGTGACCACAGACCAGGACTGGACACACTGCAAATCTACTACTTTTCCCAAACCCGGAATGTAG
- the LOC123977908 gene encoding C-X-C chemokine receptor type 4-like isoform X1, producing MLVVTEAERCLCEVCSMEQLNSTVVTSNILSSPGYPPPNSWDSRGLVPAVMLSLCFLLGVPGNIAVIILKPNWQHLSSVSQSLMLNLAISDLLCLLTLPVWIYTYLYSWTLGQVACKLLAYLVYCSLYGSLLTVTVLSVQRYLQVVYLQKCSHQVGRKRLLALLWLVSMILSIPALVVRHVIEDQDWTQCKSDYSSQAQHVAVLLTESLQEVVSFSVVAFSYIRLQKKMNQAAFFNNPQTTRLVASIIVTFFVLWMPHLVINVFGVAAFSLNNKGLLMFCTNSWDIVRALVFVNSCLNPLLYAFASRNMCTVRQQN from the exons atgtTGGTAGTTACAGAGGCAGAACGATGTCTGTGTGAG GTTTGTAGCATGGAACAACTCAACTCCACTGTGGTTACTTCTAACATCTTATCTTCTCCTGGATATCCACCTCCCAACTCCTGGGACTCCAGAGGTCTGGTCCCTGCTGTGATGCTGTCCCTCTGCTTCCTGCTGGGAGTTCCCGGAAACATCGCTGTGATTATCCTCAAACCAAACTGGCAGCACCTGTCCAGTGTGAGCCAGAGTTTGATGCTGAATTTGGCCATTTCAGACCTGCTCTGCCTGCTCACCCTGCCAGTGTGGATTTACACTTATCTGTACAGCTGGACCCTCGGCCAGGTGGCCTGTAAGCTCCTAGCGTATCTAGTGTACTGCAGCCTTTATGGTAGCCTGCTGACTGTGACGGTGCTGAGTGTCCAGCGCTACCTACAGGTGGTGTACCTGCAGAAGTGCTCACATCAGGTCGGGAGGAAGAGGCTGCTGGCTCTGCTCTGGCTGGTGTCGATGATCCTGTCCATCCCTGCTTTAGTGGTTCGACACGTGATCGAAGACCAGGACTGGACACAGTGCAAATCTGACTATTCTTCCCAGGCCCAGCATGTAGCCGTGCTGCTGACAGAGTCCCTGCAGGAAgttgtttcattttctgttgttgcGTTTTCATACATCCGTCTCCAAAAAAAAATGAACCAGGCAGCTTTCTTCAACAACCCACAGACGACCCGGCTAGTCGCAAGTATAATTGTGACCTTTTTTGTCCTATGGATGCCACATCTTGTCATAAATGTGTTTGGTGTGGCAGCTTTTTCACTCAACAACAAGGGCCTGTTGATGTTTTGTACAAACAGCTGGGACATTGTTAGAGCGCTGGTATTTGTGAATAGCTGCCTTAATCCACTCCTTTATGCTTTTGCTTCTAGAAACATGTGCACTGTACGCCAACAAAACTGA
- the LOC123977908 gene encoding type-1B angiotensin II receptor-like isoform X2: MEQLNSTVVTSNILSSPGYPPPNSWDSRGLVPAVMLSLCFLLGVPGNIAVIILKPNWQHLSSVSQSLMLNLAISDLLCLLTLPVWIYTYLYSWTLGQVACKLLAYLVYCSLYGSLLTVTVLSVQRYLQVVYLQKCSHQVGRKRLLALLWLVSMILSIPALVVRHVIEDQDWTQCKSDYSSQAQHVAVLLTESLQEVVSFSVVAFSYIRLQKKMNQAAFFNNPQTTRLVASIIVTFFVLWMPHLVINVFGVAAFSLNNKGLLMFCTNSWDIVRALVFVNSCLNPLLYAFASRNMCTVRQQN; the protein is encoded by the coding sequence ATGGAACAACTCAACTCCACTGTGGTTACTTCTAACATCTTATCTTCTCCTGGATATCCACCTCCCAACTCCTGGGACTCCAGAGGTCTGGTCCCTGCTGTGATGCTGTCCCTCTGCTTCCTGCTGGGAGTTCCCGGAAACATCGCTGTGATTATCCTCAAACCAAACTGGCAGCACCTGTCCAGTGTGAGCCAGAGTTTGATGCTGAATTTGGCCATTTCAGACCTGCTCTGCCTGCTCACCCTGCCAGTGTGGATTTACACTTATCTGTACAGCTGGACCCTCGGCCAGGTGGCCTGTAAGCTCCTAGCGTATCTAGTGTACTGCAGCCTTTATGGTAGCCTGCTGACTGTGACGGTGCTGAGTGTCCAGCGCTACCTACAGGTGGTGTACCTGCAGAAGTGCTCACATCAGGTCGGGAGGAAGAGGCTGCTGGCTCTGCTCTGGCTGGTGTCGATGATCCTGTCCATCCCTGCTTTAGTGGTTCGACACGTGATCGAAGACCAGGACTGGACACAGTGCAAATCTGACTATTCTTCCCAGGCCCAGCATGTAGCCGTGCTGCTGACAGAGTCCCTGCAGGAAgttgtttcattttctgttgttgcGTTTTCATACATCCGTCTCCAAAAAAAAATGAACCAGGCAGCTTTCTTCAACAACCCACAGACGACCCGGCTAGTCGCAAGTATAATTGTGACCTTTTTTGTCCTATGGATGCCACATCTTGTCATAAATGTGTTTGGTGTGGCAGCTTTTTCACTCAACAACAAGGGCCTGTTGATGTTTTGTACAAACAGCTGGGACATTGTTAGAGCGCTGGTATTTGTGAATAGCTGCCTTAATCCACTCCTTTATGCTTTTGCTTCTAGAAACATGTGCACTGTACGCCAACAAAACTGA
- the LOC123977908 gene encoding type-1B angiotensin II receptor-like isoform X3, translated as MLVVTEAERCLCEVKSHRGLVPAVMLSLCFLLGVPGNIAVIILKPNWQHLSSVSQSLMLNLAISDLLCLLTLPVWIYTYLYSWTLGQVACKLLAYLVYCSLYGSLLTVTVLSVQRYLQVVYLQKCSHQVGRKRLLALLWLVSMILSIPALVVRHVIEDQDWTQCKSDYSSQAQHVAVLLTESLQEVVSFSVVAFSYIRLQKKMNQAAFFNNPQTTRLVASIIVTFFVLWMPHLVINVFGVAAFSLNNKGLLMFCTNSWDIVRALVFVNSCLNPLLYAFASRNMCTVRQQN; from the exons atgtTGGTAGTTACAGAGGCAGAACGATGTCTGTGTGAGGTGAAAAGCCACAG AGGTCTGGTCCCTGCTGTGATGCTGTCCCTCTGCTTCCTGCTGGGAGTTCCCGGAAACATCGCTGTGATTATCCTCAAACCAAACTGGCAGCACCTGTCCAGTGTGAGCCAGAGTTTGATGCTGAATTTGGCCATTTCAGACCTGCTCTGCCTGCTCACCCTGCCAGTGTGGATTTACACTTATCTGTACAGCTGGACCCTCGGCCAGGTGGCCTGTAAGCTCCTAGCGTATCTAGTGTACTGCAGCCTTTATGGTAGCCTGCTGACTGTGACGGTGCTGAGTGTCCAGCGCTACCTACAGGTGGTGTACCTGCAGAAGTGCTCACATCAGGTCGGGAGGAAGAGGCTGCTGGCTCTGCTCTGGCTGGTGTCGATGATCCTGTCCATCCCTGCTTTAGTGGTTCGACACGTGATCGAAGACCAGGACTGGACACAGTGCAAATCTGACTATTCTTCCCAGGCCCAGCATGTAGCCGTGCTGCTGACAGAGTCCCTGCAGGAAgttgtttcattttctgttgttgcGTTTTCATACATCCGTCTCCAAAAAAAAATGAACCAGGCAGCTTTCTTCAACAACCCACAGACGACCCGGCTAGTCGCAAGTATAATTGTGACCTTTTTTGTCCTATGGATGCCACATCTTGTCATAAATGTGTTTGGTGTGGCAGCTTTTTCACTCAACAACAAGGGCCTGTTGATGTTTTGTACAAACAGCTGGGACATTGTTAGAGCGCTGGTATTTGTGAATAGCTGCCTTAATCCACTCCTTTATGCTTTTGCTTCTAGAAACATGTGCACTGTACGCCAACAAAACTGA
- the LOC123978214 gene encoding leukotriene B4 receptor 1-like: MEQLNSTVVTSNTSSSPGYPPPDSWDSRGLVPAVMLSLCFLLGVPGNIAVIILKPNWQHLSSVSQSLMLNLAISDLLCLLTLPVWIYTFLYSWTLGLMACKLLAYLVYCSLYGSLLTVTVLSVQRYLQVVYLQKCLHQVGRKRLLALLWLVSMILSIPALVVRQVTTDQDWTQCQSQYSSQAQHVAVLLTESLMGFVTFSVVAFSYSRLHIKVNQAAFFNNPQTTRLVTSIIVTFFVLWMPNHIINVVAVVAISLNNKALVKFCTNSWNITGALVFMNSCLNPLLYASASRNMCTVCQKTSR; the protein is encoded by the coding sequence ATGGAACAACTCAACTCCACTGTGGTCACTTCTAACACCTCCTCTTCTCCTGGATATCCACCTCCCGACTCCTGGGACTCCAGAGGTCTGGTCCCTGCTGTGATGCTGTCCCTCTGCTTCCTGCTGGGAGTTCCCGGAAACATCGCTGTGATCATCCTCAAACCAAACTGGCAGCACCTGTCCAGTGTGAGCCAGAGTTTGATGCTGAATTTGGCCATTTCAGACCTGCTCTGCCTGCTCACCCTGCCAGTGTGGATTTATACTTTTCTGTACAGCTGGACCCTCGGCCTGATGGCCTGTAAGCTCCTAGCGTATCTAGTGTACTGCAGCCTTTATGGTAGCCTGCTGACTGTGACGGTGCTGAGTGTCCAGCGCTACCTACAGGTGGTGTACCTGCAGAAGTGCTTACATCAGGTCGGGAGGAAGAGGCTGCTGGCTCTGCTCTGGCTGGTGTCGATGATCCTGTCCATCCCTGCTTTAGTGGTTCGACAGGTGACCACAGACCAGGACTGGACACAATGCCAGTCTCAATACTCTTCCCAGGCCCAGCATGTAGctgtgctgctgacagagtcCCTGATGGGATTTGttacattttctgttgttgCATTTTCATACAGCCGCCTCCACATAAAAGTGAACCAGGCAGCTTTCTTCAACAACCCACAGACGACCCGTCTGGTCACAAGTATCATTGTGACCTTTTTTGTCCTATGGATGCCAAATCATATCATAAATGTGGTTGCTGTGGTCGCTATTTCACTGAACAACAAGGCCCTTGTGAAGTTTTGTACAAACAGCTGGAACATCACTGGAGCACTGGTATTTATGAATAGCTGCCTGAATCCACTCCTTTATGCTTCTGCTTCTCGAAACATGTGCACTGTATGCCAAAAAACTTCCAGGTAG